One Oceanotoga teriensis genomic region harbors:
- a CDS encoding ABC transporter substrate-binding protein — NALAIAKKFKNDADFVVAISTPSAQAAKNEIDDKPIVFSAVSDPVGAGLIENWGKNTSNVVGISDMLPIETHFKLMKVIMPTKKNIAILYNPGEANSKFILDRSKNIGNKIGLNIIEVAGSNVNELITSVNSNIDMIDVVYLITDNLVSSSVEILSKIFYDNKIPVVASDVEIAKKAAFIGFGFDYHSMGWATGKILIRLINGESTSDIESQIIDPIYLNLYVNLKRAENAGIVVPKNIINKADILIKE, encoded by the coding sequence GAATGCTTTGGCTATAGCTAAAAAATTTAAAAATGATGCTGATTTTGTTGTTGCAATTTCTACACCATCAGCACAAGCAGCAAAGAATGAAATAGATGATAAGCCAATAGTTTTTTCAGCTGTAAGTGATCCAGTTGGGGCTGGTTTGATAGAGAATTGGGGTAAGAATACTTCTAATGTTGTTGGAATTAGTGATATGTTACCTATTGAAACACATTTTAAATTGATGAAAGTAATAATGCCAACTAAGAAAAATATAGCAATTTTATATAATCCTGGGGAAGCAAATTCTAAATTTATATTGGATAGATCAAAAAATATAGGAAATAAAATAGGACTTAATATAATAGAAGTTGCTGGCAGTAATGTAAATGAACTTATAACCTCTGTCAATTCTAATATAGATATGATAGATGTTGTTTATTTGATAACAGATAATTTAGTTTCTTCCAGTGTTGAAATCTTGTCGAAAATATTTTATGATAATAAAATTCCAGTAGTTGCTTCAGATGTTGAAATTGCTAAGAAAGCAGCTTTTATAGGATTTGGATTTGATTATCATTCAATGGGATGGGCTACGGGAAAAATACTTATAAGATTGATAAATGGTGAGAGTACTTCTGATATAGAATCTCAAATTATAGATCCTATATATTTGAACCTTTATGTGAATTTAAAGAGAGCTGAAAATGCTGGAATTGTTGTTCCAAAAAATATTATAAATAAGGCAGATATATTAATAAAGGAGTAA
- a CDS encoding PTS sugar transporter subunit IIA — MNIFSKEMIYINTNIKNKKDFLKNMAKLAYENKKIENSKDFYNALKKRENISTTGVGFGIAIPHGKSKSVKEPFVAFTKLENEIEWKSLDEKPVNLIFTIGVPENSDNVHLKILQKLSIKLMDEDFREKLKKTNDKEKLIKILKGIE, encoded by the coding sequence ATGAATATATTTTCAAAAGAAATGATATATATAAACACAAATATAAAAAACAAAAAGGACTTCCTAAAAAATATGGCTAAATTAGCTTATGAAAATAAAAAAATTGAAAATTCAAAAGATTTTTATAATGCATTAAAAAAAAGAGAAAATATTTCAACGACAGGTGTTGGGTTTGGAATAGCGATACCCCATGGAAAATCAAAATCTGTAAAAGAACCCTTTGTTGCTTTTACTAAATTAGAAAATGAAATAGAGTGGAAATCATTAGATGAAAAACCAGTAAATTTGATATTCACAATTGGTGTACCAGAAAACTCTGATAATGTACATTTAAAAATACTTCAAAAATTATCTATAAAATTAATGGATGAAGATTTTAGAGAAAAATTAAAAAAAACAAATGATAAAGAAAAATTAATTAAAATATTGAAAGGAATAGAATAA
- the lpdA gene encoding dihydrolipoyl dehydrogenase produces MFDVAVIGGGPGGYVAAIRSAQLGKKVAIIEKENFGGTCTNWGCIPTKAMLAASHLYDEINNKSKKFGLNIDNVDYDVKGIMKHMNKSITMSRKGVEFLMKKNNIEVLKGTAIVKDKNHIMIKETEEVVESSNIILAHGSVPVMFPPFSEVEGIWTSNDVFMMDELPESILIMGGGVIGVEFSTFFATLGKKVILVELFDHILPYEDVDVANEVKKSLKKKGVKILEKHKVLGVEKNDDSFITKVLDVEKNEEISFESSKVLMAVGRKPNIPQDLRDLGLEIEKGVVTDKTLKTNIDNIYAIGDLRAQIMLAHVASMEGIVAAHNIAGEIKTMDYSAVPSIIFSSPEVASTGLRESDVDLEKVIISKFPVSANGRARTMEEKDGFIKIIADKSSGKVLGVSAVSPNATDMIMEGVIAVKEGLTVDKLADMIHPHPTLTESFLGAIEGAEGKAIHL; encoded by the coding sequence GTGTTTGATGTAGCTGTTATAGGCGGAGGACCTGGTGGTTATGTTGCAGCAATAAGATCTGCACAACTTGGAAAAAAAGTTGCTATAATTGAAAAAGAAAATTTTGGTGGTACATGTACTAATTGGGGTTGTATACCTACCAAAGCTATGTTGGCAGCTTCACATTTATATGATGAGATAAATAATAAATCAAAGAAGTTTGGTTTAAATATAGATAATGTTGATTATGATGTAAAAGGTATCATGAAACATATGAATAAATCTATCACAATGTCAAGAAAAGGTGTAGAGTTCTTGATGAAAAAAAATAATATAGAAGTGCTCAAAGGTACCGCAATTGTTAAAGATAAGAATCATATTATGATAAAAGAAACAGAAGAAGTTGTAGAGTCTTCTAATATCATTTTAGCACATGGTTCTGTTCCTGTTATGTTTCCACCATTTTCTGAAGTTGAAGGAATTTGGACAAGTAATGATGTTTTTATGATGGATGAATTACCTGAATCTATTTTGATTATGGGTGGGGGAGTAATAGGAGTAGAATTTTCAACTTTTTTTGCAACTCTTGGTAAAAAGGTAATACTTGTTGAGTTGTTTGATCATATACTTCCTTATGAGGATGTAGATGTTGCAAATGAAGTCAAGAAGTCTTTGAAGAAAAAAGGTGTTAAGATATTAGAAAAGCATAAGGTTCTTGGAGTTGAAAAAAATGATGATTCTTTTATAACTAAAGTTCTCGATGTAGAAAAGAATGAAGAGATTTCTTTTGAAAGTTCTAAGGTTTTAATGGCTGTTGGAAGAAAACCTAATATTCCTCAAGATTTGAGAGATCTTGGATTAGAAATAGAAAAAGGTGTAGTTACAGATAAAACTCTTAAAACTAATATAGATAATATTTATGCTATTGGAGATTTGAGAGCTCAAATAATGCTTGCTCATGTTGCAAGTATGGAAGGTATTGTTGCAGCACATAATATTGCTGGAGAAATTAAAACTATGGATTATTCAGCAGTTCCGTCTATTATTTTTTCAAGTCCAGAAGTTGCTTCAACTGGTTTGAGAGAATCAGATGTGGATTTAGAAAAAGTTATTATTTCAAAATTTCCAGTTTCTGCTAATGGTAGAGCGAGAACCATGGAAGAAAAAGATGGATTTATCAAAATAATTGCTGATAAATCAAGTGGCAAAGTTTTGGGTGTATCTGCTGTTTCTCCTAATGCAACTGATATGATTATGGAGGGGGTAATTGCTGTTAAAGAAGGTTTGACAGTTGATAAATTGGCAGATATGATACATCCTCATCCAACTTTAACGGAATCATTCCTCGGTGCCATAGAAGGTGCTGAAGGTAAAGCTATACATTTATAA
- a CDS encoding HAD-IA family hydrolase, whose translation MKFLNYIWDFGGTLFNIYPAYSKSVINILEKNGIEENFESIYKNSKISKKALLDYLNEKYQIDKSTEKNIKKAESFVPFEERQPFEFTEMILKYVVKNKGKNFIFTHRSYKSASTLLDHYHLSGYFYDIVTKDDLFERKPHPEGINHLINKHNLIEEQTITIGDRKIDIIAGKNANISTIYFNPCGKKFEIADYNIKNFKEILEIIK comes from the coding sequence ATGAAATTCCTAAATTACATATGGGATTTTGGGGGAACATTATTTAACATATATCCTGCTTATAGTAAATCTGTTATAAACATATTAGAAAAAAATGGAATAGAAGAAAATTTTGAATCGATTTATAAAAATTCTAAAATTTCCAAAAAAGCTCTTTTAGATTATTTAAACGAAAAGTATCAAATTGACAAATCTACAGAAAAAAATATAAAAAAAGCTGAATCATTCGTTCCTTTTGAAGAAAGACAACCTTTCGAATTCACAGAAATGATATTAAAATATGTTGTAAAAAATAAAGGAAAAAATTTTATATTTACACATAGAAGTTATAAATCAGCTTCAACTTTATTAGATCATTATCATTTATCTGGATATTTTTATGATATAGTCACAAAAGATGATCTTTTTGAAAGAAAACCTCATCCTGAAGGTATCAATCATTTAATAAACAAACACAATTTAATAGAAGAACAAACAATTACAATAGGCGATAGAAAAATAGACATCATCGCCGGGAAAAATGCAAATATCTCAACTATATATTTTAATCCTTGTGGAAAAAAATTTGAAATTGCAGACTATAATATAAAAAATTTTAAAGAAATTCTTGAAATAATAAAATAA
- a CDS encoding DeoR/GlpR family DNA-binding transcription regulator: MLKEIRHSKILQLIKDNKTISTKKIAKELKSPEVTIRKDLAYLEKLGKINRIHGGASIIEKSMISELTMQEKKVKNIELKKKIAKNALSLIKKNDYIFLDSGSTTLEISELILKHIDFQMTVFTNSIEILSKLSLKNNIDLYVIGNHLRKKTGAFVFSDYDDDITEKMILSKSFIGANAFDSNFAYTPTSEEAKIKNKMIEISQTPILIADSTKTNTISLWKISEIQKFKMIITDEKTELIKELEEDGLKIII, from the coding sequence ATGTTAAAAGAAATAAGACATTCAAAAATACTTCAATTAATAAAAGATAATAAAACAATAAGTACTAAAAAAATAGCTAAAGAATTAAAATCTCCAGAAGTAACTATAAGAAAAGATTTAGCCTATCTTGAAAAATTGGGAAAAATCAATAGAATTCATGGTGGAGCTTCTATAATCGAAAAATCAATGATAAGTGAATTAACAATGCAAGAAAAAAAAGTAAAAAATATTGAATTAAAAAAGAAAATAGCAAAAAATGCTTTATCTCTAATAAAAAAGAATGATTATATATTTCTCGATTCAGGAAGTACCACACTTGAAATCTCAGAATTAATATTAAAACATATTGATTTTCAGATGACAGTATTTACAAATTCAATAGAAATATTATCTAAACTTTCTTTAAAAAATAATATTGATTTATATGTTATCGGAAATCATTTAAGAAAAAAAACTGGTGCTTTTGTTTTTTCCGATTATGATGATGATATAACTGAAAAAATGATCTTATCGAAATCATTCATAGGAGCAAATGCTTTCGACTCGAATTTTGCATATACCCCAACTTCTGAAGAAGCAAAAATAAAAAATAAAATGATTGAAATATCTCAAACTCCTATTCTTATAGCTGATTCAACAAAAACAAATACTATTTCATTATGGAAAATATCAGAAATTCAAAAATTCAAAATGATAATAACAGATGAAAAAACTGAACTCATAAAAGAACTCGAAGAAGACGGCTTAAAAATAATAATATAA
- a CDS encoding 1-phosphofructokinase family hexose kinase, giving the protein MIITLTLNPAFDKTIEVKSLKKGDLNKIDKENIDIGGKGINVSKVFDALGIPNISIIFAGEKNIKEFESKLKKVINNYEIILNKDVHTRENIKIFDKKTQKITELNSKGEIKNLNSLKQLLDKLDSTLQNGDILILSGSTPNNCPKDIYSKIIKKAKEKNVYVVLDTSGENLEYGLKASPNLIKPNIKELEEIEKNSKNDLNNMLNSNINILLSNGENGFNYISKTLKLKIEPFKLNVKSTVGAGDSLLAGFIYGIYNNKSLEESLIMARACASAKVVTEGTKNIKKEKILAYIKEGGINYE; this is encoded by the coding sequence ATGATAATAACTTTAACTTTAAATCCCGCATTTGATAAAACCATAGAAGTTAAATCATTAAAAAAAGGAGATTTAAATAAAATAGACAAAGAAAATATAGATATTGGTGGAAAAGGTATAAATGTTTCAAAAGTATTTGATGCACTTGGAATACCTAATATATCTATAATATTTGCCGGTGAAAAAAATATAAAAGAGTTTGAATCTAAATTAAAAAAAGTTATTAATAACTATGAAATAATTTTAAACAAAGATGTTCATACTAGAGAAAATATAAAAATATTTGATAAAAAAACTCAAAAAATAACCGAATTAAATTCAAAAGGTGAAATTAAAAATTTAAATTCGTTAAAACAACTCTTAGATAAATTAGATTCAACTTTGCAAAACGGTGATATATTAATATTATCTGGAAGTACTCCAAATAACTGCCCAAAAGATATATATTCAAAAATAATAAAAAAAGCTAAAGAAAAAAATGTTTATGTTGTATTAGATACTTCTGGTGAAAATCTTGAATATGGATTAAAAGCATCTCCAAATCTTATAAAACCTAATATAAAAGAGTTAGAAGAGATTGAAAAAAACTCAAAAAATGATTTAAACAATATGTTAAATTCTAATATTAACATACTTCTCTCAAATGGCGAAAATGGATTCAATTATATTTCAAAAACTTTAAAATTGAAAATTGAACCTTTCAAATTAAATGTAAAAAGCACAGTGGGTGCTGGTGATTCACTGTTGGCAGGATTCATATATGGAATATATAATAATAAATCTTTAGAAGAATCATTGATAATGGCCAGAGCTTGTGCAAGTGCTAAAGTTGTAACTGAAGGGACCAAAAATATAAAAAAAGAAAAAATTTTGGCATATATTAAAGAAGGGGGAATAAATTATGAGTAA
- a CDS encoding Hsp20/alpha crystallin family protein — MAIRLYRNYPNFGEFDSVFEDLSKMFNGMDKMTKNSYMNIDLYENEKKAVIEAELPGFQRDEININIENNILNITAQKKEEKNDSKKYYIKERYFGKVARAFEMPENIDLEKINAKFENGILKITLAKKDEETKNIKIDIQ; from the coding sequence ATGGCAATAAGATTATATAGAAACTACCCTAATTTTGGTGAATTTGATTCAGTTTTCGAAGATCTTTCAAAAATGTTTAATGGAATGGATAAAATGACTAAAAATAGTTATATGAATATTGATCTTTATGAAAATGAAAAAAAAGCTGTTATAGAAGCTGAACTCCCTGGATTTCAAAGAGATGAAATAAACATAAATATAGAAAACAATATTTTAAATATAACAGCTCAAAAGAAAGAAGAAAAAAATGATTCAAAAAAATATTATATAAAAGAAAGATATTTTGGAAAAGTAGCAAGAGCATTTGAAATGCCTGAAAATATTGATTTAGAAAAAATAAATGCAAAATTTGAAAATGGAATTTTAAAAATAACATTAGCAAAAAAAGACGAAGAAACAAAAAACATAAAGATTGATATTCAATAA
- a CDS encoding ABC transporter permease, producing MDVLSIFEQGMIMAIVSVGVFVSFRVIDMPDLTPDGSYVTGAAVSVILMYSGIPWFLCVFLGAFFAGVSGFFTALIVNKLKVNSLLASILIMTMLYSVNIRIMDAPNLPVPDGGNYSSEKIIQESNKLDDLLGDFDFQDGNDIQEKQEIKKVTLSPLKRDNRFLVLFLILCGSLIILYILFKTEFGIALRGFGGNKEGIKNLGMNPNILSSFGMFFSNFLAGLGGAIFASYAGFSDVNMGTGIVVTSLASIIIGEILIGKLNFAFNIFAPVIGAIIYQFLLAVAMKYGYAIGFKSSDMKLLTALFIILVIGFEKLEVKKWFLLKK from the coding sequence ATGGATGTTTTGTCGATTTTCGAACAAGGTATGATAATGGCTATAGTTTCGGTTGGAGTTTTTGTGAGTTTTAGAGTTATTGATATGCCAGATTTGACTCCTGATGGTTCTTATGTTACAGGAGCAGCAGTTTCTGTAATTCTTATGTATTCAGGAATACCATGGTTTTTATGTGTTTTTTTGGGAGCTTTTTTTGCTGGTGTTTCTGGTTTTTTTACAGCTTTAATAGTAAATAAGTTGAAAGTTAATTCTTTGCTTGCGAGTATTTTAATAATGACTATGTTGTATTCTGTAAATATAAGAATTATGGATGCACCCAATCTTCCAGTACCAGATGGTGGAAATTATTCTTCTGAAAAAATTATTCAAGAGAGTAATAAATTAGATGATTTATTGGGTGATTTTGATTTTCAAGATGGAAATGATATTCAAGAGAAACAAGAGATAAAAAAAGTTACTTTAAGTCCTTTAAAAAGAGATAATAGATTTTTGGTGCTTTTTTTAATTCTTTGTGGAAGTTTGATTATTCTTTATATATTATTTAAAACAGAATTTGGTATTGCTCTTAGAGGTTTTGGAGGTAATAAAGAAGGGATAAAAAATTTAGGAATGAATCCAAATATTTTAAGTTCTTTTGGGATGTTTTTTTCAAATTTTTTAGCCGGATTAGGTGGAGCTATTTTTGCTTCTTATGCTGGATTTAGTGATGTTAATATGGGGACTGGTATAGTTGTAACTTCTCTTGCTTCAATAATAATAGGAGAAATTTTAATTGGAAAATTAAATTTTGCTTTTAATATTTTTGCTCCAGTTATAGGGGCTATTATATATCAATTCTTATTAGCAGTTGCTATGAAATATGGATATGCAATAGGCTTTAAATCCAGTGATATGAAACTTTTAACAGCTTTATTTATAATTTTAGTTATAGGTTTTGAAAAATTGGAGGTGAAAAAATGGTTTCTCTTGAAAAAATAA
- the gcvH gene encoding glycine cleavage system protein GcvH — MKKFAESHEYVIVEGNVGTVGISVGAADELGDITYVDLPEVGKEIKKGDAVCSVESVKSAGDIYSPVSGKIIEVNSDLEDAPEKINEDAEGEGWIYKIELSDESELDSLKDED; from the coding sequence ATGAAGAAGTTTGCTGAATCTCATGAATATGTGATTGTTGAAGGCAATGTTGGAACAGTTGGAATTTCGGTTGGTGCAGCTGACGAATTGGGAGATATAACATATGTAGATCTTCCAGAAGTTGGAAAAGAAATAAAGAAAGGTGACGCCGTTTGTTCAGTTGAATCTGTTAAATCAGCAGGAGATATTTATTCACCTGTTAGCGGAAAAATTATAGAAGTAAATTCTGATCTTGAAGACGCTCCAGAAAAAATAAATGAAGATGCTGAAGGTGAAGGTTGGATTTATAAAATAGAACTTTCTGATGAATCTGAACTTGACTCATTAAAGGACGAGGATTGA
- a CDS encoding ABC transporter substrate-binding protein, with translation MRRFLVLSFVLFNFIFVFSLKIGISQIVDHPVLNSVYEGVIDALNAEGIQADIDYQNAQGIFQNALAIAKKFKNDADFVVAISTPSAQAAKNEIDDKPIVFSAVSDPVGAGLIENWGKNTSNVVGISDMLPIETHFKLMKVIMPTKKNIAILYNPGEANSKFILDRSKNIGNKIGLNIIEVAGSNVNELITSVNSNIDMIDVVYLITDNLVASSSKILGKIFYDNKIPVVASDQGSSENAAFIGFGFDYYSMGRATGEILIRLINGESTFDMESKVIDSKYLNLYVNLKRAENAGINVPESFILKADKLVK, from the coding sequence ATGAGAAGATTTTTAGTTTTAAGTTTTGTTTTGTTCAATTTTATTTTTGTTTTTTCTTTAAAGATAGGTATTTCACAGATAGTAGATCATCCAGTTTTGAATTCTGTATACGAAGGAGTTATAGATGCTTTAAATGCAGAAGGTATTCAGGCTGATATTGATTATCAGAATGCACAAGGGATATTTCAAAATGCTTTGGCTATAGCTAAAAAATTTAAAAATGATGCTGATTTTGTTGTTGCAATTTCTACACCATCAGCACAAGCAGCAAAGAATGAAATAGATGATAAGCCAATAGTTTTTTCAGCTGTAAGTGATCCAGTTGGGGCTGGTTTGATAGAGAATTGGGGTAAGAATACTTCTAATGTTGTTGGAATTAGTGATATGTTACCTATTGAAACACATTTTAAATTGATGAAAGTAATAATGCCAACTAAGAAAAATATAGCAATTTTATATAATCCTGGGGAAGCAAATTCTAAATTTATATTGGATAGATCAAAAAATATAGGAAATAAAATAGGACTTAATATAATAGAAGTTGCTGGCAGTAATGTAAATGAACTTATAACCTCTGTCAATTCTAATATAGATATGATAGATGTTGTTTATTTGATAACAGATAATTTGGTTGCTTCAAGTTCAAAAATTTTAGGTAAGATATTTTATGATAATAAAATTCCAGTAGTTGCTTCAGATCAAGGATCTTCTGAAAATGCAGCTTTTATAGGATTTGGTTTTGATTATTATTCAATGGGAAGGGCTACAGGAGAAATACTTATAAGATTGATAAATGGTGAGAGTACTTTTGATATGGAGTCTAAAGTTATAGACTCAAAATATTTGAACCTTTATGTGAATTTAAAGAGAGCTGAAAATGCTGGAATTAATGTTCCTGAATCATTTATATTAAAAGCTGATAAATTGGTGAAATAA
- a CDS encoding OsmC family protein, producing the protein MPKMTVNVSAKCENPTKLVVKARNFEIIVDEPSNLGGTDHGPNPVEYVQAALAGCLNVVGHVVAKEMGFELKGLEVQLDGFLNPAKFMGKSDEERAGYQEINVKMIPDTDADEETLNKWLEQVEERCPVSDNIKNPTPVKITLG; encoded by the coding sequence ATGCCAAAAATGACTGTTAATGTAAGTGCAAAATGTGAAAATCCTACAAAACTTGTTGTTAAAGCAAGAAATTTTGAAATAATCGTTGATGAACCATCAAACTTAGGTGGAACTGATCATGGACCAAATCCAGTTGAATATGTTCAAGCTGCTTTGGCTGGTTGTTTAAATGTAGTTGGACATGTTGTTGCTAAGGAAATGGGTTTTGAATTAAAGGGACTTGAGGTACAGTTAGATGGATTTTTAAATCCTGCAAAATTCATGGGAAAATCTGATGAAGAAAGAGCTGGATATCAAGAAATAAATGTTAAAATGATTCCTGATACTGATGCCGATGAAGAAACATTGAATAAATGGTTAGAACAGGTTGAAGAAAGATGTCCTGTTTCTGACAATATAAAAAATCCTACACCTGTAAAAATAACTTTAGGATAA
- a CDS encoding ATP-binding cassette domain-containing protein has translation MVSLEKIKVIYDNGVISKTVLEDFNLNIKKGDFISVIGENGAGKTTFFKVLTGEIKPVSGNYILNGKVIKNKKSHFLFRKLGVVYQNPEIGVFPDLTIEENLILGSRKGNKHLMFRSLTGVEFLESLEIGLEKRLKTKVSNLSGGQKQMLSLVIASMTKPDILLLDEHTAALDPQNSKKVMDLTYKINQKYGITILMISHNLELLKKYPTRIVEIKDGKIFNDINSNINRNCLVV, from the coding sequence ATGGTTTCTCTTGAAAAAATAAAGGTGATTTATGATAATGGAGTTATTTCAAAAACGGTTCTTGAAGATTTTAATCTTAACATAAAAAAAGGTGATTTTATAAGTGTGATAGGTGAAAATGGAGCAGGTAAAACGACATTCTTTAAGGTTTTAACTGGTGAAATTAAGCCTGTATCTGGAAATTATATTTTGAATGGTAAAGTAATAAAAAATAAAAAATCTCATTTTCTTTTTAGAAAACTTGGGGTTGTTTATCAAAATCCTGAAATTGGAGTTTTTCCGGATTTAACTATAGAAGAAAATCTTATTTTGGGTTCAAGAAAAGGAAATAAACATTTGATGTTCCGAAGCTTAACAGGAGTTGAATTTCTTGAAAGTTTAGAGATAGGTCTTGAGAAAAGATTAAAAACAAAAGTTTCTAATTTATCTGGAGGTCAAAAACAGATGCTTTCTCTTGTAATAGCCTCTATGACTAAGCCTGATATATTATTATTAGATGAACATACTGCAGCATTAGATCCTCAAAATTCTAAAAAAGTTATGGATTTAACTTATAAAATAAATCAAAAATATGGAATTACAATTTTGATGATATCTCATAATCTTGAATTATTAAAAAAATATCCTACAAGAATTGTTGAAATAAAAGATGGGAAGATTTTTAATGATATAAATTCAAATATCAATAGAAATTGTTTAGTAGTTTAG
- a CDS encoding ABC transporter substrate binding protein gives MRRFLVLSFVLFNFIFVFSLKIGISQIVDHPALNSIYEGVIDALHAESIQADIDYQNAQGIFQNALAIAKKFKNDADFVVAISTPSAQAAKNEID, from the coding sequence ATGAGAAGATTTTTAGTTTTAAGTTTTGTTTTGTTCAATTTTATTTTTGTTTTTTCTTTAAAGATAGGTATTTCGCAGATAGTAGATCATCCAGCTTTGAATTCTATATACGAAGGAGTTATAGATGCTTTACATGCAGAAAGTATTCAGGCTGATATTGATTATCAGAATGCACAAGGGATATTTCAGAATGCTTTGGCTATAGCTAAAAAATTTAAAAATGATGCTGATTTTGTTGTTGCAATTTCTACACCATCAGCACAAGCAGCAAAGAATGAAATAGAT
- a CDS encoding sulfurtransferase TusA family protein, translating into MKIFDSRLQSLDLPTLFKILSNQSRLEILILLKEQCFTATEISKQLDMDISTVYRHLKYLKNYGLIRSFQLENTERYDLASKYLYELIEAAISALSGIKGTRAFSSGMVKIYSSSIEEIKSIKPDKVLDVRGEMCPVPDIQCRNTLREMKPEEILVVVVDYPLSKERIPDNIRSEGHELLAVDEDKLGDTRIYIRRR; encoded by the coding sequence ATGAAAATTTTTGATTCGAGATTACAATCGTTGGACTTACCTACACTGTTTAAAATTTTATCAAATCAATCGAGGCTTGAGATTTTAATTTTATTAAAAGAACAGTGTTTTACTGCAACAGAGATTTCAAAGCAATTAGATATGGATATTTCAACGGTTTATAGACATTTAAAATATTTAAAAAATTATGGATTGATAAGATCTTTTCAGCTTGAAAATACTGAGAGATATGATTTAGCTTCTAAATATTTATATGAGCTTATTGAAGCTGCTATATCTGCACTTTCTGGGATAAAAGGAACAAGAGCTTTTTCTTCTGGAATGGTTAAAATTTATTCTTCTTCTATTGAAGAAATAAAATCTATAAAACCTGATAAGGTTTTAGATGTCAGGGGAGAGATGTGTCCAGTTCCGGATATTCAGTGTAGAAATACTTTGAGAGAGATGAAGCCAGAAGAAATTCTCGTAGTAGTTGTTGATTATCCTTTATCTAAGGAGAGAATTCCGGATAATATAAGATCTGAAGGTCATGAACTTTTAGCAGTTGATGAGGATAAGTTGGGTGATACTCGTATTTATATAAGGAGGAGATAA
- a CDS encoding alpha/beta fold hydrolase, translating to MKKFLKIIILSFIIVFILFSIWSLNPLGPMKEAKEILNSNNEGIQIENTSNIVFKPQKYETGLIFYPGGRVDPKSYSIFAEKLAEEDILVIIAKMPFNLAIFNSYKADKIIQDYPEVKNWYISGHSLGGAMAAKYVYENPDKIKNLILYAAYPAENNDLSNSNINVLSIYAENDGLANQEKIKNNKQYLPDSTKYVEIIGGNHAQFGYYGEQEGDNPSQISREEQTKIIIQNTLNFIKK from the coding sequence ATGAAAAAATTTTTAAAAATAATAATCTTATCTTTTATTATAGTATTTATATTATTCAGTATATGGTCATTAAATCCATTAGGACCGATGAAAGAAGCCAAAGAAATTTTAAATTCAAATAATGAAGGAATACAAATAGAAAATACTTCTAATATAGTATTCAAACCTCAAAAGTATGAAACTGGATTAATATTTTATCCTGGAGGAAGAGTAGATCCAAAATCTTATTCAATATTTGCAGAAAAATTGGCAGAAGAAGACATATTAGTAATAATAGCAAAAATGCCTTTCAATCTTGCAATATTCAATTCATATAAAGCTGATAAGATAATACAAGATTATCCAGAAGTAAAAAATTGGTATATATCTGGTCATTCACTTGGCGGAGCAATGGCAGCAAAATATGTCTATGAAAATCCAGATAAAATAAAAAATCTCATATTATACGCAGCATACCCAGCCGAAAACAATGACCTTTCAAATTCAAATATAAATGTATTATCCATTTATGCTGAAAATGATGGACTTGCAAATCAAGAAAAGATAAAAAATAATAAACAATATTTACCAGATTCAACAAAATATGTTGAAATAATTGGAGGAAACCACGCACAATTTGGATATTATGGAGAACAAGAAGGCGATAATCCATCCCAAATAAGCCGAGAAGAACAAACAAAAATAATTATACAAAATACCCTAAACTTCATAAAAAAATAA